From a region of the Halanaerobium hydrogeniformans genome:
- a CDS encoding Crp/Fnr family transcriptional regulator, protein MSIVKEIPLFSSLTDEEIKLIDQIVIKRTFKKGEYIFFEGEKGDKFYIIEAGQVKLIKMIANGDEQILNIFGKNDIIAEIVAFDKGNYPASAVTMAKTRVLVFEQEKLEELILDNPQIAIKLLREMSHRLRRAQENVRDLALKDSSARVAGLLVFLAKKYGVKKKDKIVLDLSLTQKELANMIGSSRETVSRVLGKFEAQEIIKTSRKKIYIFELDKLKDID, encoded by the coding sequence ATGAGTATTGTCAAAGAAATACCTCTTTTTAGTTCACTCACAGATGAAGAAATAAAATTAATTGATCAAATAGTTATTAAAAGGACTTTTAAAAAAGGGGAGTATATCTTTTTTGAAGGAGAAAAAGGAGATAAATTCTATATAATAGAAGCTGGTCAGGTTAAATTAATCAAAATGATAGCAAATGGTGATGAACAAATTTTAAATATTTTTGGTAAAAACGATATAATTGCAGAAATAGTGGCTTTTGATAAGGGTAATTATCCTGCTTCCGCTGTTACCATGGCCAAAACCCGGGTTTTAGTTTTTGAACAAGAAAAATTAGAAGAACTAATTTTAGACAATCCCCAGATAGCGATTAAGCTTTTAAGAGAGATGAGTCACCGCCTTAGAAGAGCTCAGGAAAATGTTAGAGACTTAGCCTTAAAAGACAGCTCGGCCAGGGTGGCAGGACTGCTGGTCTTTTTGGCAAAAAAATATGGAGTCAAGAAAAAAGATAAAATTGTACTTGATCTCTCACTAACCCAAAAAGAACTGGCTAATATGATAGGCAGCAGCAGAGAGACGGTCTCTAGAGTGCTCGGTAAATTTGAAGCTCAAGAAATCATCAAAACTTCTCGCAAAAAAATATACATTTTTGAACTTGACAAATTAAAAGATATCGATTGA
- a CDS encoding RnfABCDGE type electron transport complex subunit D gives MKMMKGMLLALIPVTLYALYSYRLSAFILISVSILGAVTAEAAYQKLSNQPLKIKNLSAVVTGLLFSFTLSPSTPIYAAAISVAFGIIVGKELFGGVGKNLFNPALLGRLFLIFAFPAALSPWQTRIDMVSTATPLGIFWDSGEMVSTGEAFLGLVPGSLGEMSALLILIGGIYIIYKKYARWRIPVSLITTVGIFALLMGHNPLFHIFTGSVMLGSFFYAVDPMTSPRFPKAQIVFGIGIALILMAMRFWGWLPAGMAFGVLIMNIFVPLLDKKFKA, from the coding sequence ATGAAGATGATGAAGGGCATGTTATTGGCTTTAATACCGGTAACTTTATATGCTTTATATAGTTATCGTTTATCAGCTTTTATATTAATATCGGTTTCAATTTTAGGTGCTGTAACTGCTGAGGCAGCTTATCAGAAATTAAGCAATCAGCCTCTGAAGATCAAAAATTTAAGTGCAGTAGTTACAGGCTTATTATTTTCTTTTACACTTTCTCCAAGTACTCCAATTTATGCAGCTGCAATTTCAGTTGCTTTTGGTATAATAGTAGGAAAAGAACTTTTTGGTGGAGTAGGAAAAAATCTATTTAATCCCGCTTTACTTGGTAGATTATTTTTGATTTTTGCTTTTCCTGCGGCTCTATCTCCCTGGCAGACGAGGATAGATATGGTAAGTACAGCTACTCCTCTTGGTATTTTCTGGGATAGCGGGGAAATGGTTTCAACAGGTGAAGCCTTTTTAGGGCTAGTTCCTGGAAGTCTGGGGGAAATGTCTGCTCTTTTAATATTAATTGGTGGGATATATATAATTTATAAAAAATATGCCCGCTGGAGAATTCCGGTCAGCCTTATTACTACCGTAGGTATTTTCGCCCTGCTAATGGGACATAATCCTCTTTTTCATATATTCACAGGTAGTGTAATGCTTGGTTCTTTCTTTTATGCAGTTGATCCGATGACTTCTCCCCGTTTTCCGAAAGCTCAGATAGTTTTCGGGATAGGAATTGCTTTGATTCTAATGGCCATGAGGTTCTGGGGTTGGCTGCCAGCAGGTATGGCTTTTGGTGTCTTGATAATGAATATCTTTGTACCTTTACTCGATAAAAAATTCAAAGCTTAA
- a CDS encoding ATP-binding cassette domain-containing protein yields MLKKNELKKLTINEIFEKYPYTESFFADQQFPLKDKDKRLSEIFISLSREEREDLVYDLDELLASLISYIKNMQEFLGENDSTVEVLSILAGQNKAGEKENYQKLDIKSGEIISIVGPTGSGKSRLLADIEWTARGDTPTERHILINDEVPDKKWRFSGGKKLVAQLSQNMNFVMDLSVMEFLNLHAESRLIDNQTEVVERIFKEANQLAGEQFARDAQITSLSGGQSRALMIADTAILSSSPIILIDEIENAGINREKALELLVGEEKIVLMATHDPILALMGDKRIIINNGGIIDIIETSAEEKELMQELKVLDKVLTNLREDLRYGNKLNRLNSKLNAVNI; encoded by the coding sequence ATGCTTAAAAAAAATGAATTAAAAAAATTAACTATTAATGAAATTTTTGAAAAATATCCTTATACAGAAAGTTTTTTTGCTGATCAGCAATTTCCCCTTAAAGATAAAGATAAAAGACTCTCTGAGATTTTCATTTCACTCAGCAGAGAAGAAAGAGAAGACCTGGTCTATGATCTTGATGAACTATTGGCCAGTTTAATTTCTTATATCAAAAATATGCAGGAATTTTTGGGTGAAAATGATTCAACTGTTGAGGTATTATCAATTCTGGCCGGTCAAAACAAAGCCGGTGAAAAAGAAAATTATCAAAAACTTGATATTAAAAGTGGAGAAATTATTTCAATAGTGGGTCCAACCGGTTCTGGTAAGAGCAGGCTTTTGGCTGATATCGAATGGACTGCTAGAGGTGATACACCGACTGAAAGACATATTTTAATAAATGATGAGGTGCCTGATAAAAAATGGCGTTTTTCTGGCGGCAAAAAATTAGTTGCCCAGCTTTCACAAAATATGAACTTTGTAATGGATCTTTCAGTAATGGAGTTCTTGAACCTACATGCTGAAAGCCGTTTAATAGATAACCAGACAGAGGTCGTAGAAAGAATTTTTAAAGAGGCAAATCAGCTGGCTGGTGAGCAGTTTGCACGTGATGCCCAGATTACAAGTTTAAGTGGTGGGCAGTCAAGAGCTTTAATGATTGCTGATACAGCAATTTTAAGTTCTTCTCCGATTATATTGATAGATGAAATCGAAAATGCTGGGATTAACAGAGAAAAAGCACTTGAGTTACTGGTTGGTGAAGAAAAGATCGTGCTAATGGCCACCCATGATCCTATTTTAGCCTTAATGGGTGATAAAAGGATTATTATCAATAATGGTGGAATTATTGATATCATAGAAACTTCTGCTGAAGAAAAAGAACTGATGCAGGAACTTAAAGTACTTGATAAAGTCTTAACAAATCTGCGTGAAGACCTCCGTTATGGAAATAAGCTTAATAGATTGAATTCTAAGTTGAATGCAGTCAATATCTAA
- a CDS encoding DAK2 domain-containing protein, with product MQINYLDGKRLYYAVLSGSREVIKNRRELNETNVFPVADGDTGTNLSQTLNVVKTESVKDDSLNVTLNSMGDAALKGAIGNSGIIFAQFINGLKKNLADKASTDLNEFAAAVENAVEYTYQGMSNPVEGTILTVMKDWAGALKEFKYITDDFAEAMEKSLETAFKSLQQTKEKLQVLKDADVVDSGAQAFVYFLEGIVDFIKSGNIKEISSSQIENIERISEKELSLEEEINHRYCTEAYLENLSISIDQLREEISYLGDSLIVAGDKEKLRVHIHTNNPEELFADLDQLADIIDQKADDMLLQYQVKYNKNSETAILTDSIADLPREFIDKHQIHLLPLNILIDGTNYLDKLTLDSDKFFEMLEKAEEYPSSAQPAIKTIENKLAYLADHYQSIIVITVSQKMSGTYDNVAKAAEKIRTENENLKIDVIDSRSNSGAQGLLVMEAAEQLSSGKSYQETVAHLEKIRKDLYIYVSVDDFKYMVKGGRVSPLKGKIANFLNLKPIISIDRKGNGIALAKAFSKKGNFKKIKAILKEHQENRGIKRYAIVHGDDRKRAEMFAESFEELLGQKADFVENISPIVAINAGRGSTAVAVLLREEG from the coding sequence TTGCAAATAAACTATCTTGATGGTAAACGTCTCTATTATGCCGTTTTATCAGGCTCTAGAGAGGTAATTAAAAATAGAAGAGAATTAAATGAAACCAATGTATTCCCTGTGGCAGATGGTGATACAGGTACCAATCTCAGCCAGACCCTTAATGTTGTAAAAACAGAATCAGTTAAAGATGATTCCTTAAATGTTACCTTAAATTCAATGGGAGATGCAGCTTTAAAAGGTGCAATTGGAAATTCAGGCATTATTTTTGCTCAATTTATAAATGGACTTAAAAAGAATTTAGCCGATAAAGCCAGTACAGATTTAAACGAATTTGCCGCTGCAGTAGAAAATGCTGTTGAATACACTTATCAGGGGATGAGTAACCCTGTTGAAGGTACCATTTTAACTGTTATGAAAGACTGGGCTGGAGCTTTAAAAGAATTTAAATATATAACAGATGATTTTGCAGAAGCAATGGAAAAATCGCTTGAGACAGCTTTTAAATCACTTCAGCAGACCAAAGAAAAACTGCAGGTATTAAAAGATGCCGATGTGGTTGACTCTGGTGCTCAGGCTTTTGTTTATTTTTTAGAGGGAATTGTAGATTTCATTAAAAGTGGTAATATAAAAGAAATTAGCAGTTCTCAGATAGAAAATATTGAAAGAATAAGTGAAAAAGAGCTTAGCCTGGAAGAAGAAATTAATCATCGTTACTGTACTGAAGCCTATCTTGAAAACCTCAGCATCTCTATTGATCAGTTGAGAGAGGAAATTTCATATTTAGGAGATTCACTGATTGTTGCTGGAGATAAAGAAAAACTGAGAGTTCATATTCATACAAATAATCCAGAAGAACTATTTGCCGACCTTGATCAACTGGCAGATATTATTGATCAAAAAGCAGATGATATGCTGCTTCAATATCAGGTAAAGTATAATAAAAATTCCGAGACTGCAATTTTAACTGACTCTATAGCAGATTTGCCGCGAGAATTTATCGACAAACATCAGATTCATTTATTACCTTTGAATATTTTAATAGATGGAACAAATTATCTTGATAAACTAACTTTAGATAGTGATAAGTTTTTTGAAATGCTTGAAAAAGCAGAAGAATATCCAAGTTCAGCTCAACCAGCTATTAAAACAATAGAAAATAAGCTTGCCTATTTAGCAGATCATTATCAGTCTATTATTGTAATTACTGTTTCTCAGAAAATGAGTGGTACCTATGATAATGTTGCAAAAGCAGCTGAAAAGATTAGAACAGAAAATGAGAATTTAAAAATAGATGTTATCGATTCCAGAAGCAATTCCGGTGCTCAGGGACTATTAGTTATGGAAGCAGCTGAGCAGTTGAGTAGTGGTAAAAGTTATCAAGAAACAGTAGCACATTTAGAAAAAATCAGAAAAGATCTATATATATATGTTAGTGTGGATGATTTTAAATATATGGTCAAAGGTGGAAGGGTCAGCCCACTTAAGGGTAAGATTGCTAATTTCTTAAATTTAAAACCTATTATTTCCATTGATCGAAAAGGTAATGGAATAGCTCTTGCCAAGGCTTTCAGCAAAAAAGGTAATTTTAAGAAAATAAAAGCTATTTTAAAAGAACATCAAGAAAATAGAGGAATAAAAAGATATGCAATTGTTCACGGTGATGACCGAAAAAGGGCGGAAATGTTTGCCGAAAGCTTTGAAGAGTTATTGGGCCAGAAAGCAGATTTTGTTGAAAATATTTCTCCGATAGTTGCAATTAATGCGGGAAGGGGTAGTACAGCGGTTGCTGTTTTGTTGAGAGAGGAAGGATAA
- a CDS encoding glycosyltransferase family 4 protein, with the protein MRILLVNHFPLEGSGSGIYTKNIAQRLLDKGHKVKVIAVDNQKAENNQYQFPVETLVHDDFPCFTTHPKSNNQFYNLSKSEIDSYLNSFEEIIKKEAEEFEADLIHAQHLWIAPYAAQSTNLPYIITAHGTDIKGFKKDERYRKFALEGARNAEKIITISDQVHQEVEKYYSPDKKKLRKILNGVDDELFKPLELNRLKLLQKYLPDIKEDPPYLINFVGKLTDFKGIDLLIEAAQKYEKEFPGITTLIIGSGELSAQLKEQVKRLNLENIYFLGNLNQSELPAFYSSADLSIVPSRVEPFGLVALEALACGTPVIASKAGGLPDFINQKVGRLFEMDNSDDLAAKIITAIKEDDKNEKGEYAADYALNNFSWARVIDELLEVYNSILN; encoded by the coding sequence ATGAGAATTTTATTGGTTAATCATTTTCCACTTGAGGGATCAGGTAGTGGAATCTATACTAAAAATATAGCCCAGCGTCTCTTAGATAAAGGACATAAAGTAAAAGTAATTGCAGTGGATAATCAAAAAGCTGAAAATAATCAATATCAATTTCCTGTTGAAACCTTAGTTCACGATGATTTTCCCTGTTTTACTACCCATCCTAAAAGCAATAATCAATTTTATAATTTAAGTAAATCTGAAATAGATTCCTATCTGAATAGTTTTGAAGAAATAATAAAAAAAGAAGCAGAAGAATTTGAGGCAGATCTAATCCACGCTCAACATCTCTGGATTGCTCCCTATGCTGCCCAAAGTACGAATCTACCTTATATAATTACAGCCCATGGTACAGATATTAAAGGTTTTAAAAAAGATGAACGCTATCGAAAATTTGCTTTAGAGGGAGCTAGAAATGCTGAAAAAATAATCACCATCTCTGATCAGGTTCACCAGGAGGTGGAAAAATATTATTCTCCAGATAAAAAGAAGTTAAGAAAAATTTTAAATGGGGTTGATGATGAATTATTTAAACCATTAGAGCTTAATCGGCTTAAATTACTGCAGAAGTATCTGCCAGATATTAAAGAAGATCCTCCTTATTTAATTAATTTTGTCGGCAAGCTAACCGATTTTAAAGGGATAGATCTCTTAATTGAAGCAGCTCAAAAATACGAAAAAGAGTTTCCCGGTATCACAACTTTGATAATCGGTAGTGGAGAATTATCAGCTCAGCTTAAAGAACAGGTAAAAAGATTAAACTTAGAAAATATTTATTTTCTTGGTAATTTAAATCAAAGTGAATTACCTGCTTTTTACAGCAGTGCAGACCTATCTATAGTTCCTTCTCGAGTTGAACCCTTTGGTCTTGTTGCATTAGAAGCTCTTGCCTGTGGAACTCCGGTCATTGCTTCAAAGGCTGGTGGACTACCCGATTTTATAAATCAAAAGGTCGGACGCTTATTTGAGATGGATAATTCTGATGATTTAGCCGCTAAGATCATTACTGCCATCAAAGAAGATGATAAAAATGAAAAAGGAGAATATGCAGCAGATTATGCCCTAAATAATTTTTCCTGGGCCAGAGTAATTGACGAATTATTAGAAGTTTATAATTCAATCTTAAATTGA
- a CDS encoding MBL fold metallo-hydrolase codes for MFYKKISSKGLAHFSYLIGDENEAAVIDPRRDIDVYLKEAEKEGTEIKYIFETHRNEDYIIGSRALASVTGAEIFHADGQLAYQYENTVEAGKKYKLGRLNLEAMHTPGHTKGSHSYILNDYDDQPWMIFTGDILFANDVGRIDFYGEENIPEIAALLYDSLYNKIMPLGDGVIICPAHGAGSVCGSQIADREITTIGIEKKSNPYLQYKSKEEFVSEVGEMEEKPQYFKAMEAANLEAPARTELPFVKPLKPGEFEEKAAQKDYVVIDIRSESDFASAHVPSALYLRDNILASFIGWFMPTDKKILLVNDGSYPEETIRTLYRMGYEKIEGYLYRGMLSWNMAGKDSNSISAVNISEFCDFVKDKNKDEYLLLDIRKEEEKEEEGYLESAKEIPLNDLQADLNNYLAELENKKDIYVFCGSGIRSMTAASLINAHLEADVKVVLGGLTAWSASKCLLKIKK; via the coding sequence AGGTTTAGCTCATTTTTCGTATTTAATTGGTGATGAAAATGAAGCAGCTGTTATAGATCCCAGGCGAGATATAGATGTTTATCTTAAAGAAGCAGAAAAAGAAGGAACAGAGATTAAATATATCTTCGAAACCCACCGGAATGAAGATTATATTATCGGCTCTCGAGCTTTAGCTTCTGTGACAGGTGCTGAGATTTTTCATGCAGATGGACAATTAGCTTATCAATATGAAAACACTGTAGAGGCCGGAAAAAAATATAAATTGGGTAGATTGAACCTGGAAGCAATGCATACTCCCGGACATACTAAAGGTTCTCATTCTTATATTTTAAATGATTATGATGATCAACCCTGGATGATTTTTACCGGTGATATACTCTTTGCCAATGATGTTGGCAGGATCGATTTTTATGGCGAAGAAAATATTCCCGAAATCGCTGCTCTGCTTTATGATTCACTATATAATAAGATAATGCCACTCGGAGATGGAGTGATTATTTGTCCGGCTCATGGTGCTGGCTCAGTCTGTGGCAGCCAGATAGCAGATCGAGAAATAACTACAATCGGGATCGAGAAAAAGTCAAATCCGTATCTCCAGTATAAGAGTAAAGAAGAATTTGTCAGTGAAGTGGGAGAAATGGAGGAGAAGCCTCAGTATTTTAAAGCAATGGAAGCCGCTAATTTAGAAGCTCCAGCAAGAACAGAGCTTCCTTTTGTTAAGCCCCTAAAGCCAGGAGAATTTGAAGAAAAGGCTGCCCAAAAAGATTATGTTGTGATTGATATTAGAAGTGAAAGTGACTTTGCAAGTGCTCATGTTCCATCTGCTCTATATTTACGGGATAATATTCTGGCCAGTTTTATTGGTTGGTTTATGCCAACTGATAAAAAGATTCTACTGGTTAATGATGGTAGTTATCCAGAAGAAACTATTAGAACCCTTTATAGAATGGGCTATGAAAAGATTGAGGGCTATCTTTACAGAGGAATGTTAAGCTGGAATATGGCAGGGAAAGATAGTAATTCGATTTCTGCAGTTAACATTAGTGAATTTTGTGACTTTGTTAAAGACAAAAATAAAGATGAATATTTGCTGCTGGATATTAGAAAAGAAGAAGAAAAGGAAGAAGAGGGTTATCTTGAAAGTGCAAAAGAGATTCCTCTAAATGACCTTCAGGCAGATCTGAACAATTATCTTGCAGAACTGGAAAACAAAAAAGATATATATGTATTCTGTGGGAGTGGAATTAGATCTATGACTGCAGCCAGTCTTATTAACGCTCATTTAGAAGCAGATGTTAAAGTTGTATTAGGTGGTTTAACTGCCTGGTCAGCATCAAAATGTTTGCTTAAAATTAAAAAGTAG
- a CDS encoding GTP-binding protein, whose protein sequence is MNLVTFSGPPSSGKTAVILKTIEAIQERGLKVGVVKFDCLYTNDDELYAKAGVPVKKGLSGSLCPDHYFVSNIEEVVQWGRKKELDLLITESAGLCNRCSPYIKDIKAICVIDNLSGINTPRKIGPMLKTADIVVITKGDIVSQAEREVFASRVSSVNPEAMVMNINGLTGQGAYEFSTLLYDQKEDVETVKGKRLRFSMPSAMCSYCLGETRIGSEHQLGNVKKIDLGDNNA, encoded by the coding sequence ATGAATTTAGTAACTTTTTCTGGACCTCCTTCTTCTGGAAAAACTGCAGTAATTTTGAAAACAATAGAAGCAATTCAGGAGCGGGGACTAAAGGTTGGAGTTGTGAAATTTGACTGTCTCTATACAAATGATGATGAGCTTTATGCAAAAGCAGGAGTACCTGTAAAAAAAGGTCTTTCCGGTTCACTCTGTCCTGACCACTATTTTGTCAGTAATATTGAAGAAGTGGTTCAGTGGGGTAGAAAAAAAGAGCTGGATCTATTGATCACAGAAAGTGCGGGCTTATGTAATAGATGTTCTCCCTATATTAAAGATATTAAAGCTATTTGTGTAATCGATAATTTAAGTGGAATCAATACTCCGCGTAAGATAGGACCAATGTTAAAAACTGCAGACATAGTTGTTATTACAAAAGGCGATATTGTTTCTCAGGCGGAAAGAGAGGTTTTTGCTTCTCGGGTTAGTTCAGTAAACCCTGAAGCCATGGTTATGAATATCAATGGTTTGACAGGTCAGGGAGCTTATGAATTTTCAACTTTGCTCTATGATCAAAAAGAAGATGTTGAAACTGTTAAAGGTAAAAGATTGAGATTTTCTATGCCTTCAGCAATGTGTTCTTATTGTTTAGGAGAAACCAGAATTGGTTCAGAACATCAGCTTGGCAATGTCAAAAAAATTGATTTAGGTGATAATAATGCTTAA
- a CDS encoding ABC transporter substrate-binding protein gives MKNLNINVNDNLYQITEKYPAVISVLTNKGFNQLDDEKKRKVFGSKITLKQAAALKNIDLDKLVELMEETILENSQNNSQAETIRVAGSLPCPVKNPLTEELEKLRGELDYNLELDLKSASQGLEWLKNGFEDIESEDELFDLFISAGFDLFFDRDLMDRFRRQDVFKDASGINELNSDFEDQNIDLLDPEGDYSVLSIVPAVFLVNEEELNGRDVPRSWEEIMSEEFANSVSLPVSDFDLFNAILLNIYKSYGREGVKNLGRSMQKAQHPSQMIKEGGRKAQNQAAVTIMPYFFTRMAKRFPHMQFIWPEDGAVISPIFMLSKKKKNQKMKKLIDLMASEKIGRILSEQGLFPSVLAGIDNNLPENAKFMWPGWKFLREENPGQLLKELESEFNSAVGVV, from the coding sequence ATGAAAAACTTAAATATTAATGTAAATGATAATTTGTACCAGATAACAGAAAAGTACCCTGCAGTGATCTCTGTATTAACAAATAAAGGTTTTAACCAGCTTGATGACGAAAAGAAAAGAAAAGTTTTCGGCTCTAAAATAACTTTAAAACAGGCAGCAGCTTTAAAAAATATTGATTTAGATAAACTTGTAGAACTTATGGAAGAAACAATCTTAGAAAACAGCCAAAATAATTCTCAGGCAGAAACGATCAGGGTTGCAGGCTCACTACCATGTCCTGTTAAAAATCCTCTTACTGAGGAATTAGAAAAGTTGAGAGGAGAGCTGGATTATAATCTGGAATTAGATTTAAAATCTGCCTCCCAGGGTTTAGAATGGTTGAAAAATGGCTTTGAAGATATAGAATCAGAAGATGAACTTTTTGATTTATTTATTTCAGCTGGATTCGATCTTTTCTTTGATCGTGATCTAATGGATCGCTTTAGAAGACAGGATGTTTTTAAAGATGCAAGTGGAATAAATGAGCTAAACAGTGATTTTGAAGATCAGAACATCGATCTACTTGATCCTGAAGGTGATTATTCGGTCTTATCAATTGTACCAGCCGTATTTTTAGTTAATGAAGAAGAACTAAATGGAAGAGATGTTCCCAGAAGCTGGGAAGAAATTATGAGTGAAGAATTTGCTAATAGTGTTAGCTTACCTGTCAGTGATTTTGATCTTTTTAATGCCATCTTATTAAATATCTATAAAAGTTATGGTAGAGAAGGGGTAAAAAATCTAGGGCGCTCAATGCAAAAAGCTCAACACCCTTCACAGATGATTAAAGAAGGTGGCCGCAAAGCCCAAAACCAGGCAGCAGTAACAATAATGCCATATTTCTTTACCAGAATGGCTAAACGTTTTCCTCATATGCAGTTTATCTGGCCTGAAGATGGTGCAGTGATTTCACCAATCTTTATGTTAAGTAAAAAGAAAAAGAATCAAAAAATGAAAAAATTAATTGATTTAATGGCATCAGAAAAAATTGGCCGGATTTTATCTGAACAGGGACTTTTCCCAAGTGTATTAGCAGGAATAGATAATAATTTACCTGAAAACGCTAAATTTATGTGGCCTGGCTGGAAATTCTTAAGAGAAGAAAATCCCGGTCAGCTGCTTAAAGAATTAGAATCGGAATTCAATAGTGCAGTGGGAGTGGTATAA
- a CDS encoding DUF1295 domain-containing protein, whose protein sequence is MLTSIYLQVLLFIYVFFTAFFLLAVYKDNNSIIDIAWGLGYVLAANFALYITDNFNPRTILITLVVSIWGLRLAYHIMKRNWGKGEDYRYKKWRDDWDNFYLKSYIRIFLLQATLLFIIASPIIKVINSSYQSFKITDFIGLAVWGIGFFFEATADKQLQDFKKKTAAEKDGHVMKEGVWKYSRHPNYFGETLIWWGVYIITLSVSGGWKFIYSPILITLLLLFVSGVPLLEKRYADDEEYQEYAEKTNKFFPWFPKK, encoded by the coding sequence ATGCTAACTTCAATTTATTTACAGGTTTTATTATTTATCTATGTATTTTTTACAGCTTTTTTTCTTCTAGCAGTTTATAAAGATAACAATTCTATTATCGATATTGCCTGGGGTTTAGGTTATGTACTGGCAGCCAATTTTGCTCTTTATATTACCGATAACTTTAATCCCAGGACAATACTTATAACCTTAGTTGTGAGCATCTGGGGTTTGAGATTGGCCTATCATATAATGAAGCGAAACTGGGGTAAAGGGGAAGATTACCGATATAAAAAATGGCGAGATGACTGGGATAATTTTTATTTGAAATCATATATTCGGATTTTTCTTTTACAGGCAACCCTGCTTTTTATCATAGCCAGTCCGATTATAAAAGTGATTAATTCCTCCTATCAGAGCTTTAAAATAACAGATTTCATTGGCCTGGCAGTCTGGGGAATAGGATTTTTCTTTGAAGCTACTGCCGATAAACAGCTGCAGGATTTTAAAAAGAAAACAGCTGCAGAAAAAGATGGCCATGTTATGAAAGAGGGGGTCTGGAAATACAGCAGACATCCTAATTATTTTGGTGAGACTTTAATCTGGTGGGGTGTTTATATTATAACCCTTTCGGTTAGTGGAGGCTGGAAATTCATTTACAGTCCAATTTTAATTACTTTACTGTTGTTATTTGTTTCGGGTGTACCACTTTTAGAAAAAAGATATGCAGATGATGAAGAATATCAAGAATATGCGGAAAAGACCAATAAGTTTTTCCCCTGGTTTCCAAAAAAATAA